A window from Solanum stenotomum isolate F172 chromosome 5, ASM1918654v1, whole genome shotgun sequence encodes these proteins:
- the LOC125863745 gene encoding uncharacterized protein LOC125863745, whose translation MHQISIIAILEPFSDCAQVQNFKYELAMDHAMSNCNGKIWLFWTLEVDCKVLEEDEQQITCEIAHNKLQTPFITTFVYAKCKDHLRRPLWDRMLVHANTTTNSPWCAVGDYNVITSIDEKLGGVPYNMRKSLEFIAVIEACGLMDLGFSGQKFTWSNNRGIHSRVWKRLDRAMINDPWLEHMPQTTVIHLPSVGSDHCPLLMEMNNRSEDHIKYFKFLNCWADQPNFLDIVQACWDREQEGNSMWKFHQKLKRLARTLSSWSKGEFGDIFIKVKEYENKVKMVEESFIQNNSEENRTALHEINAEYIRFLKLEDSILKQKTQLQWFKEGDSNSKYFHSLLRGRRRRLFIHRVAGDDGEWIQGDENIADAACSHFQQIFTGEDKFIYEGPLDCIPRMINHEHNASLTALPTIEELKEVVFSMNPNSAAGPDGMNGCFFQKCWQIIKNDLLAVILAFFSGQMIPKYFSHSCIVLLPKVNNPNKLSEFRPISLSNFTNKIISKLLSLRMGPILPNLISLNQSGFVKGRSISENIMLAQEIIHQIKKPNIGSNVVIKLDMAKAYDRVSWAYICLVLRRMGFDEIFIDMVWRIMANNWYSIIVNGKRHGFFQSTRGLKQGDPLSPALFILGAEVLSRSLNRLHNRLDYHGFFMEKRGPQVNHLSFADDIIIFTSGRKKSLELIMQTLHTYEATSGQLVNKDKSHFLIHSNAFNSTRERIKRLTGFKQKEGLIIYLGCPLYMGRPRIIYFSDLISKVLKRITGWKAKILSYRGRATLVKHVLQSIPIHTISAISPPSTVIKQIQGLLADFFWGWKNERKKYHWASWRNLSFPYEEGGIGMRNMKDVCTTFQYKQWWIFRSKHTLWGEFLKAKYCQRSNPISKKWDTGESLIWKHLMHNKGKMEEHIHWQINSGTCSFWWDNWLGIGPLANFSDKSNRFNNATVADFLIDGQWNLEMVLQVPQNMVTSILDIQIQHQQGVPDQPMWKLNPNGKFTCSSAWNEIREKRNKLQFYAFIWQKNIPFKCSFLLWRALKGKLPTNEKITRFGGEPAGCYCCSRPGWDTINHTFSTGQFATLVWRFFAVHAGVNTGQNSLTQLIMNWWSTKYNNEAHKTILQATPIFICWNLWKNRCAKKYGGKQSNVSRVKYAIYKDNCKLITNTYPYIKWPSNWKDMIRLAEGCYHDTKVTRVAWKRPSEQWVKLNTDGSALCNPGRIGAGGIIRDLNGEILLAFATPLGEGTNNQAEIGAAIFGLTWAVQLGHRNVVLEVDSQLLMHWITLKAKPPWSVNTQIQQLQHLIRQTHSFTCKHIFREANIVADSLAKQSHKVTTPQIYYNSQQLPKEARAYYQLDMIGMASFRRRKTKKIHEPP comes from the coding sequence ATGCATCAAATTTCTATTATAGCCATTCTGGAACCTTTCTCAGACTGTGCACAGGTCCAGAATTTTAAATACGAACTTGCTATGGACCATGCTATGAGTAATTGCAATGGCAAGATATGGTTGTTTTGGACTTTGGAGGTTGACTGTAAAGTATTAGAGGAAGATGAGCAACAGATCACTTGTGAAATTGCCCATAATAAGTTACAAACTCCTTTCATCACAACCTTTGTTTATGCCAAATGCAAAGACCACCTTAGAAGACCTCTATGGGACAGAATGCTAGTTCATGCTAATACCACAACCAACTCCCCGTGGTGTGCAGTGGGTGACTATAATGTTATTACTTCCATTGATGAGAAACTGGGAGGGGTGCCTTACAATATGAGAAAAAGTCTGGAATTCATTGCTGTGATCGAAGCTTGTGGTCTTATGGACCTTGGTTTCAGTGGACAGAAATTTACATGGTCTAATAACAGGGGTATACACAGCAGGGTTTGGAAGAGATTGGACAGGGCTATGATAAATGACCCTTGGCTGGAACATATGCCTCAAACTACTGTCATTCATCTCCCATCAGTAGGCTCTGACCACTGCCCCTTGCTGATGGAAATGAATAACAGAAGTGAGGACCATATTAAATACTTCAAGTTCTTAAATTGCTGGGCGGACCAACCTAATTTCCTAGACATTGTTCAAGCTTGTTGGGATAGGGAGCAAGAAGGGAACAGCATGTGGAAGTTTCATCAGAAACTCAAAAGACTGGCACGTACTCTTAGTAGTTGGTCTAAGGGAGAATTTGGTGATATTTTTATCAAAGTCAAGGAATATgagaacaaagttaaaatggtTGAAGAGTCCTTTATACAGAACAATTCTGAGGAAAACAGAACTGCTCTACATGAAATCAATGCTGAGTATATCAGATTTTTGAAACTGGAGGATTCTATTCTAAAGCAAAAAACCCAGCTCCAGTGGTTTAAAGAGGGAGATAGCAACTCAAAATACTTTCATTCCTTATTAAGAGGGAGAAGGAGGAGACTATTTATACACAGAGTTGCAGGCGATGATGGGGAATGGATACAAGGAGATGAGAATATTGCAGATGCAGCATGCAGTCACTTCCAACAGATATTTACAGGAGAGGATAAGTTCATTTATGAAGGGCCCCTTGACTGTATTCCCAGAATGATTAACCACGAACATAATGCCAGCCTTACTGCCTTGCCTACTATCGAGGAGTTAAAAGAAGTGGTGTTTTCTATGAACCCCAATTCCGCAGCAGGTCCAGATGGCATGAATGGGTGCTTTTTTCAGAAATGCTGGCAGATTATCAAGAATGACCTGTTAGCTGTCATTTTGGCATTCTTCAGTGGACAAATGATCCCGAAGTATTTTTCCCATTCCTGCATTGTTTTGTTGCCCAAAGTTAACAATCCAAATAAACTTTCTGAATTCAGGCCCATTAGTCTAAGCAACTTCACCAACAAAATCATTTCTAAGCTTCTAAGTTTGAGAATGGGACCTATTCTACCCAACCTGATTTCTCTTAACCAATCAGGTTTCGTCAAGGGTAGAAGCATTTCAGAAAATATCATGCTGGCTCAGGAGATTATCCATCAGATTAAAAAACCTAACATTGGTAGCAATGTGGTCATTAAATTGGATATGGCTAAGGCTTATGATAGGGTGTCCTGGGCGTACATTTGCTTGGTTCTTAGGAGAATGGGCTTTGATGAGATATTCATTGACATGGTATGGAGGATCATGGCGAATAACTGGTACTCCATCATCGTTAACGGGAAAAGACATGGTTTCTTCCAATCGACCAGAGGACTGAAGCAAGGTGACCCTCTCTCACCTGCCCTATTTATTTTAGGGGCTGAAGTTCTGTCAAGATCTCTGAACAGACTCCATAACAGGCTAGATTACCATGGTTTCTTCATGGAGAAGAGAGGACCCCAAGTGAATCATCTTAGCTTTGCggatgatattattattttcacttctgGGAGGAAAAAGTCCTTGGAACTTATTATGCAAACATTACACACATATGAGGCAACATCGGGGCAATTAGTGAACAAAGATAAAAGTCATTTTTTGATCCATTCTAATGCCTTCAATAGCACTAGGGAAAGGATCAAAAGACTTACAGGCTTTAAGCAGAAGGAGGGTCTCATTATCTACCTTGGCTGCCCTCTATACATGGGCAGACCAAGAATCATATATTTCTCAGATCTCATCAGCAAAGTGCTGAAAAGAATTACAGGTTGGAAAGCTAAAATCTTGAGCTATAGAGGCAGGGCGACTTTAGTAAAACATGTCTTGCAATCAATCCCTATCCACACCATCTCGGCTATCTCTCCTCCCTCTACTGTTATCAAGCAAATTCAGGGCCTTCTGGCTGATTTCTTTTGGGGGtggaaaaatgagaggaaaaaaTACCATTGGGCATCTTGGAGAAATTTGAGCTTTCCTTATGAGGAGGGAGGTATTGGAATGAGAAATATGAAAGATGTATGCACAACATTCCAATACAAACAATGGTGGATATTTAGATCAAAACATACTCTTTGGGGGGAGTTCCTAAAAGCTAAGTATTGTCAAAGGTCTAATCCTATCAGCAAAAAATGGGACACGGGTGAGTCTCTAATTTGGAAACATCTAATGCACAACAAAGGGAAGATGGAGGAACATATCCACTGGCAAATCAATTCAGGCACCTGTTCCTTCTGGTGGGATAATTGGTTAGGAATTGGTCCCCTAGCCAATTTTTCTGATAAGAGCAACAGGTTCAACAACGCTACAGTAGCAGACTTCCTGATTGATGGTCAATGGAACTTAGAAATGGTGCTACAAGTCCCTCAGAATATGGTTACCAGCATCCTCGATATTCAGATTCAACATCAGCAAGGGGTCCCGGATCAACCAATGTGGAAATTAAATCCTAATGGTAAATTCACTTGCTCCTCGGCTTGGAATGAAATCAGGGAAAAGAGAAACAAACTACAATTTTATGCCTTTATTTGGCAGAAAAACATTCCTTTTAAATGCTCTTTTTTGTTATGGAGGGCTCTGAAAGGTAAACTTCccacaaatgaaaaaataacCAGATTTGGGGGAGAGCCTGCTGGCTGTTACTGCTGCAGTAGACCTGGATGGGATACTATTAATCACACCTTCAGCACTGGTCAATTTGCAACACTAGTGTGGAGGTTTTTTGCTGTACATGCTGGGGTCAATACTGGACAAAACTCCCTTACACAGCTAATTATGAATTGGTGGTCGACCAAATACAACAATGAAGCCCATAAAACCATTCTCCAAGCTACTCCAATATTCATTTGCTGGAACTTATGGAAAAACAGGTGTGCAAAGAAATATGGTGGGAAACAGTCTAATGTTTCCAGAGTGAAATATGCAATATACAAGGATAATTGCAAGCTCATAACGAATACCTACCCCTACATCAAATGGCCCTCCAATTGGAAAGATATGATCAGGCTGGCAGAGGGATGTTACCATGACACAAAAGTAACCAGGGTAGCATGGAAAAGACCAAGTGAACAATGGGTAAAGCTGAATACAGATGGTAGTGCTTTATGTAACCCTGGAAGAATAGGTGCAGGAGGTATAATCAGAGATCTCAATGGAGAAATCCTTCTCGCTTTTGCCACACCTCTAGGGGAAGGAACCAATAACCAAGCAGAAATAGGTGCAGCCATATTTGGACTGACCTGGGCAGTACAGTTAGGACACAGGAATGTCGTGTTAGAAGTGGATTCGCAGCTATTGATGCATTGGATAACACTTAAAGCTAAGCCTCCCTGGAGTGTCAACACACAGATACAGCAGCTCCAACATCTCATCAGACAGACCCACAGCTTTACATGCAAACATATATTCAGAGAAGCTAATATTGTTGCCGACTCCTTGGCGAAACAAAGTCACAAGGTCACAACCCCACAAATATACTACAACAGCCAACAACTACCAAAGGAAGCAAGAGCATACTACCAACTGGACATGATTGGAATGGCAAGTTTCAGGAGAAGAAAAACCAAGAAGATCCACGAACCGCCATGA